From the genome of Phytohabitans rumicis, one region includes:
- the mshD gene encoding mycothiol synthase: MTAVQPLVARVDHLTPDDVHDVLGLAQAAGDTDGAYPLSEHVVLHIRHGGDAPAVHLLAKDHDGALVGYAHLDTTDEVEGASAELVVHPLRRRHGLGRALVKAAMEVTDETDPRGRLRLWAHGDHPSAGALALGLGFTRARVLLQMRRSLFAPLNEPLAPDGVVVRPFRPGEDDAAWVRTNARAFASHPDQGRWTLRDLRLRMAEPWFDPEGFLLAVQASTGQLLGFHWTKVHGGDAAHEHEPIGEVYVLGVDPEAHGAGLGALLTIAGLRYLRGRGLDQAMLYVDESNSPAVALYTRLGFALWSTDVSYHRVINPVTVAST, translated from the coding sequence ATGACAGCGGTGCAGCCCCTCGTCGCCCGGGTGGACCATCTGACCCCGGACGACGTGCACGACGTCCTCGGGCTGGCCCAGGCGGCCGGCGACACCGACGGGGCGTACCCGCTGTCGGAGCACGTCGTGCTGCACATCCGGCACGGCGGCGACGCTCCTGCCGTACACCTGCTGGCGAAGGACCACGACGGCGCGCTCGTGGGGTATGCGCACCTGGACACGACGGACGAGGTCGAAGGCGCTTCGGCCGAGCTGGTCGTGCATCCGCTGCGCCGGCGGCACGGCCTGGGCCGCGCCCTGGTGAAGGCGGCGATGGAGGTCACCGACGAGACCGACCCGCGCGGGCGGCTGCGGCTGTGGGCGCACGGCGACCACCCGTCGGCCGGGGCGCTGGCGCTCGGCCTGGGCTTCACGCGGGCCCGGGTGCTGCTACAGATGCGGCGGTCGCTCTTCGCCCCGCTGAACGAGCCGCTGGCGCCGGACGGGGTGGTGGTGCGCCCGTTCCGGCCTGGCGAGGACGACGCGGCCTGGGTACGCACCAACGCCCGCGCCTTCGCCAGCCACCCGGACCAGGGCCGCTGGACCCTGCGTGACCTGCGGTTGCGGATGGCCGAGCCGTGGTTCGACCCGGAGGGCTTCCTGCTCGCGGTGCAGGCGTCGACCGGCCAGCTGCTCGGCTTTCACTGGACCAAGGTGCACGGCGGCGACGCCGCGCACGAGCACGAGCCGATCGGCGAGGTGTACGTGCTGGGCGTCGACCCGGAGGCGCACGGCGCCGGGCTGGGCGCGCTGCTGACCATCGCCGGCCTGCGGTATCTGCGGGGGCGCGGGCTGGACCAGGCCATGCTCTACGTCGACGAGTCGAACAGCCCCGCCGTGGCCCTCTACACCCGGCTCGGGTTCGCTCTGTGGTCGACGGACGTGAGCTACCACCGCGTGATAAATCCGGTAACGGTCGCGTCAACGTAA
- a CDS encoding polysaccharide deacetylase family protein: MSVTKGTGETGDATPSNARTVAIVALVIAAVVTSAYFVGRMAGTDTGGRVTMAFPTDSPTPSKRAPRPAAQRQRPVVARLPAVQPITGPNRPPLPAERGGPYGSRKTTGTPEVALTFDDGPHPTHTPQTLALLRKYGIKATFCLVGVNVMAYPRLVRTIAADGHTLCNHSWRHDTKLGLRSRPDIRTDLLRTNKAIMAAAPGTRVSYYRQPGGAWTAAIVGVARELGMTSLHWTVDPQDWRKPGAGSIAGTVNASTTRGAIVLLHDAGGDRRGTVAALRSILPNLSHRFRLCALPPGVDPPRLHGRELPLKPGQV, encoded by the coding sequence GTGTCCGTTACGAAAGGGACCGGTGAGACCGGCGATGCCACACCGTCCAACGCGCGTACCGTGGCCATCGTTGCTCTTGTGATCGCCGCGGTCGTGACCAGCGCGTACTTCGTCGGCCGGATGGCCGGGACGGACACCGGCGGCCGGGTCACGATGGCCTTTCCGACGGACAGCCCGACGCCCTCGAAGCGCGCGCCCCGGCCCGCCGCCCAGCGGCAGCGGCCCGTGGTGGCTCGGCTGCCCGCCGTCCAGCCCATCACCGGCCCCAACCGCCCGCCGCTGCCGGCCGAGCGTGGCGGGCCGTACGGCAGCCGGAAGACCACGGGTACGCCGGAGGTCGCGCTCACGTTCGATGACGGTCCGCACCCGACGCACACCCCGCAGACGCTCGCGCTGCTGCGCAAGTACGGCATCAAGGCCACGTTCTGCCTGGTCGGCGTCAACGTGATGGCGTACCCGAGGCTGGTGCGGACGATCGCCGCGGACGGGCACACGCTGTGCAACCACTCCTGGCGCCACGACACCAAGCTCGGTCTGCGCTCCCGGCCCGACATCCGTACCGACCTGCTGCGTACCAACAAGGCGATCATGGCTGCGGCGCCGGGCACCCGGGTCTCGTACTACCGCCAGCCCGGCGGCGCCTGGACCGCCGCCATCGTCGGGGTGGCCCGGGAGCTGGGGATGACCTCGCTGCACTGGACCGTCGACCCGCAGGACTGGCGCAAGCCGGGCGCGGGCAGCATCGCCGGCACGGTGAACGCCAGCACGACCCGCGGCGCGATCGTCCTGCTGCACGACGCCGGCGGGGACCGGCGCGGCACCGTGGCCGCCCTGCGCTCGATCCTGCCCAACCTGAGCCACCGCTTCCGGCTCTGCGCGCTGCCCCCGGGCGTCGATCCGCCCCGCCTGCACGGCCGTGAGCTACCCCTCAAGCCGGGGCAGGTGTAG
- a CDS encoding winged helix-turn-helix transcriptional regulator: protein MEILLLVTARAGEPSAVLPALDLLPHSVRTAPRDVRTLVSGPSPDAVMVDARSELSEARATCRMLHATGLGVPLVAVVTEAGLIALNADWGVDDVILASAGPAEVEARLRLAVGRLTNATSGAGGLIRAGELTIDPDTYAAKLKGRPLDLTYKEFELLKFLAQHPGRVFTRDQLLREVWGYDYFGGTRTVDVHVRRLRAKLGSEYESMIGTVRQVGYKFVVPPNRPLPDSEPAPLPV, encoded by the coding sequence GTGGAAATCTTGCTGCTGGTAACGGCGCGTGCCGGTGAGCCTTCCGCGGTGCTCCCGGCGCTCGACCTGCTCCCCCATTCGGTGCGCACCGCGCCTCGCGATGTGCGCACGCTGGTGTCCGGCCCGAGCCCGGACGCGGTCATGGTGGACGCCCGTTCCGAGCTTTCCGAGGCCCGCGCGACGTGCCGGATGCTGCACGCCACCGGGCTCGGCGTCCCGCTGGTCGCGGTGGTCACCGAGGCCGGCCTGATCGCGCTCAACGCCGACTGGGGCGTCGACGACGTCATCCTGGCCAGCGCCGGTCCCGCCGAGGTCGAGGCCCGCCTGCGCCTCGCGGTCGGCCGGCTCACCAACGCCACCTCGGGCGCCGGTGGGCTGATCCGGGCCGGCGAGCTGACCATCGACCCGGACACGTACGCCGCCAAGCTCAAGGGCCGGCCGCTCGACCTGACGTACAAGGAGTTCGAGCTGCTGAAGTTCCTGGCGCAGCACCCCGGCCGGGTGTTCACCCGCGACCAGCTCCTGCGCGAGGTCTGGGGCTACGACTACTTCGGCGGCACCCGCACGGTCGACGTACACGTCCGGCGGCTGCGCGCCAAGCTCGGCTCGGAGTACGAGTCGATGATCGGCACGGTCCGCCAGGTCGGCTACAAGTTCGTCGTGCCGCCCAACCGCCCGCTGCCCGACTCGGAGCCGGCGCCGCTGCCCGTCTGA
- a CDS encoding LmeA family phospholipid-binding protein, with the protein MTTYTYGDVSAPPRRRRWGRRLLVVLIVLLVILGGLLAVADRVAASVAERTISDEIAKELVAQDIEASQPEVGIGGFPFLTQVLSGRYESISIRLRDLEGTVAGNGVRLPQLDVDARDVSAPLDAIRSGQGDVVASTVEGTATIAYASIVDLMNQPGLRLSEQDGNLAVTAPLDVLGQRITVSGTAKLTVADNQVRINFENLTSDDLPNVAGAQSAINQYARQISVNMALPELPFQLNVRSVEPLPEGLTVSASAQNVPLNQW; encoded by the coding sequence GTGACGACGTACACGTATGGAGATGTGTCGGCGCCGCCGCGGCGGCGGCGGTGGGGCCGGCGGCTGCTTGTCGTGCTGATCGTGCTGTTGGTGATCCTCGGTGGGCTGCTCGCGGTCGCCGACCGGGTGGCCGCCAGCGTGGCCGAGCGGACCATCAGCGACGAGATCGCCAAGGAGCTGGTCGCCCAGGACATCGAGGCGTCCCAGCCCGAGGTGGGCATCGGCGGCTTCCCGTTCCTCACCCAGGTGCTGTCCGGCCGGTACGAGTCGATCTCGATCCGCCTGCGCGACCTGGAGGGCACCGTCGCCGGCAACGGCGTACGGCTGCCACAGCTCGACGTGGACGCCCGGGACGTGTCGGCACCTCTCGACGCCATCCGCAGCGGCCAGGGCGACGTCGTGGCCAGCACCGTCGAGGGCACCGCCACCATCGCGTACGCCAGCATCGTGGACCTAATGAACCAGCCCGGCCTGCGCCTGTCGGAGCAGGACGGCAACCTGGCCGTCACGGCGCCGCTCGACGTGCTCGGCCAGCGGATCACCGTCAGCGGCACCGCCAAGCTGACCGTCGCCGACAACCAGGTGCGGATCAACTTCGAGAACCTGACCTCGGACGACCTGCCGAACGTCGCGGGCGCGCAGTCCGCGATCAACCAGTACGCCCGGCAGATCTCGGTCAACATGGCCCTGCCCGAGTTGCCGTTCCAGCTGAACGTGCGCAGCGTCGAGCCGCTCCCGGAGGGCCTCACCGTCTCGGCCTCGGCCCAGAACGTGCCCCTGAACCAGTGGTAA
- a CDS encoding Ms5788A family Cys-rich leader peptide: MGTLLTKRRAVDLCRVATCLCCPVI, from the coding sequence ATGGGGACGCTCCTCACCAAACGGCGCGCGGTCGACCTGTGCCGCGTGGCCACCTGCCTGTGTTGCCCCGTCATCTGA
- a CDS encoding sulfurtransferase → MSRDTALVSADWAEGNLATPGVVFVEVDEDTAAYDGGHIPGAIKLDWKKDLQDPVRRDFVNKEQFEALLSERGIGNDDAVILYGGNNNWFAAYAYWYFKLYGHGDVKLLDGGRKKWELDARTLTKDPVSRPATEYTAQEPDLSIRAFRDETVAAIGVKNLVDVRSPDEYAGRLLAPAHLPQEQAQRAGHIPTALSVPWSKAANEDGTFKSDDDLRQIYGEAGLEDGKPTIAYCRIGERSSHTWFVLKELLGHQDVKNYDGSWTEYGSLVGVPVALGDEPGKA, encoded by the coding sequence ATGAGTCGCGACACTGCACTCGTATCGGCTGACTGGGCAGAGGGAAACCTCGCCACGCCCGGCGTCGTCTTCGTCGAGGTCGACGAGGACACGGCCGCCTATGACGGCGGCCACATTCCCGGCGCGATCAAGCTGGACTGGAAGAAGGACCTGCAGGACCCGGTACGCCGGGACTTCGTCAACAAGGAGCAGTTCGAGGCCCTGCTCTCCGAGCGCGGCATCGGCAACGACGACGCCGTCATCCTGTACGGCGGCAACAACAACTGGTTCGCGGCCTACGCGTACTGGTACTTCAAGCTGTACGGCCACGGCGACGTCAAGCTGCTCGACGGCGGCCGCAAGAAGTGGGAGCTCGACGCCCGCACCCTCACCAAGGACCCGGTGAGCCGCCCGGCCACGGAGTACACCGCGCAGGAGCCCGACCTGAGCATCCGCGCGTTCCGCGACGAGACGGTCGCCGCCATCGGCGTGAAGAACCTCGTCGACGTGCGCTCCCCCGACGAGTACGCCGGCCGCCTCCTCGCCCCGGCGCACCTGCCGCAGGAGCAGGCGCAGCGGGCCGGCCACATCCCCACGGCGCTCAGCGTGCCGTGGAGCAAGGCCGCCAACGAGGACGGCACGTTCAAGTCCGACGACGACCTGCGCCAGATCTACGGCGAGGCCGGGCTCGAAGACGGCAAGCCCACCATCGCCTACTGCCGCATCGGCGAGCGCTCCTCGCACACCTGGTTTGTGCTGAAGGAGCTGCTCGGGCACCAGGACGTGAAGAACTACGACGGATCGTGGACCGAGTACGGCTCGCTGGTGGGCGTGCCGGTCGCGCTCGGCGACGAGCCTGGGAAGGCGTGA
- a CDS encoding DUF1416 domain-containing protein, which produces MTAVTSTNAAAGCAAPDQAAPIPASVDLEKETVITGTVVADSGEAVAGAYVRLLDSTGEFTAEVVTSPEGQFRFFAAPGTWTLRALSRHGNGDATVTANRGINQVGVTVA; this is translated from the coding sequence ATGACTGCTGTGACATCGACCAATGCCGCGGCGGGTTGCGCTGCCCCGGACCAGGCCGCTCCGATCCCGGCGAGCGTCGACCTGGAGAAGGAGACCGTGATCACCGGCACGGTCGTGGCGGACTCGGGTGAGGCGGTGGCCGGCGCGTACGTGCGGCTGCTCGACTCGACCGGCGAGTTCACCGCCGAGGTGGTCACCTCTCCGGAAGGCCAGTTCCGCTTCTTCGCCGCACCGGGCACCTGGACGCTGCGGGCGCTCTCCCGCCACGGCAACGGCGACGCCACCGTCACCGCCAACCGGGGCATCAACCAGGTCGGCGTCACCGTCGCCTAG
- a CDS encoding S8 family serine peptidase: MLRSLVLGLTTVLAVTAQPAVAFAADPEAAISKEVLAELDAKGSTGFVVYLREKADLSKVAKKNVYGELTATATRTQAGVRADLDERKVDYKPFWIANAIWVNGDKSTVDALAARGDVERIEPARIYPKLAPEVADPAPLATEWNISAVEAPRVWSEYGVRGEGIVVATIDGGAQYDHPALVNQYRGNLGNGTFNHNYNWYDPGEVCPNPAPCDDEDGHGTHVAGTAVGDDGAANQIGVAPGAKWIAAKGCELTGCPLTSLLAAGQWIVAPTDLAGANPRPDLRPDVVNNSWGGGQNDPWYQQTISAWTAAGIFPTFAIGNSGPACGTANDPGDQPGSYAVGGHDINNVIYNRSSRGPSAVDGGIKPDISAPAVNVRSSVPGNGYAAFNGTSMAAPHVTGTVALLWSAAPSIRGDVAATRDLLDQTAIDVDSTSCGGTVANNNNFGEGRLSAYRAVTAAPRSNLGRVTGLVTGDDEPLAGATISSGGRTTTTGPDGRYSLSAEPGEQVITATRFGYATQSATVSVPEGGAVTQDFALVSAPTVTVSGRVTDGSGHGWPLAATIQVTGRPGEPVRTDPATGRYAFEVSGGATYRITVTTRYTGYRTVTRDVVVGDADLTVDVVVPVDPGCTAIGYAAGFEPPMLTEAFDSQQAPAGWSVVNRTPSGGWTFQDTRNRGNLTGGSGGFAIIDSDALGSGNTQDTDLITPPLDFSAAPAPYVRFNSDWRAVGTTDSADIDVSTDGGTTWTNVWHQTASRRGPRVEEVPLGPAGGAANALVRFHFRGTFAWWWEVDNVQFVNRACTPIPGGLVVGDATDGNTGASLAGVQVTSVDAPGDTGASQADGFYWLFSSLVGAQRFTAAKSGYQPQTKTVAVAANSATRADFPLAAGRLAVSTTSVEAFQPYGSTRSTTVRVTNTGNAPAQVDLLEMTGGFGLLSAAGAQLSERYLPGGARKERVSDGKLPIGTSTQRPAPLVEDAWGLVADYPVDIFDNAATVVDGKVYSLGGGATGTERLVYRYDPAANAWTKLADLPSARSKAAAATVNGKIYVFGGWDEAGVPVASVDVYDPASGAWSTVPGATNPAPRAATGVAVAGGRVYLVGGCVDGSCTDAADLVVFNPATGTFATRTAYPHLSSYMSCGGIGGKVYCAGGASSVAHRDAYAYDPVTNRWTRLADLPFDLWASQFSTASGLLVIAGGVTNGLSTITNRAAAYDPTANAWRVLPNTRFSRYRGAGACGVYAIGGAPTPFVGSSETERLGGLDLCDEVGNVPWLATTPTAFTLAPGASRNVTVTLTATAAAGVAQPGTYTARLGIRSDTPYAVPQVAVRTTVSPPANWGKVQGTVLGTTCGGNQVGVPVVIRVISVSNSAVGYTVLADTSGRYGYWVPQGQYDVVVAKDGWLPESQRVRVSAGFALTVDFALEPLEPCPPTLGGI; the protein is encoded by the coding sequence ATGCTGAGGTCACTGGTGCTTGGTTTGACGACGGTGCTCGCGGTGACAGCGCAACCCGCTGTCGCGTTCGCGGCTGATCCGGAAGCCGCCATTAGCAAGGAGGTCCTCGCCGAACTGGATGCGAAGGGCAGCACGGGCTTCGTGGTCTACCTGCGCGAGAAGGCGGATCTCAGCAAGGTCGCGAAGAAGAACGTGTACGGCGAGCTGACCGCCACCGCCACCCGTACGCAGGCCGGGGTGCGTGCCGACCTGGACGAGCGCAAGGTGGACTACAAGCCGTTCTGGATCGCCAACGCCATCTGGGTGAACGGCGACAAGTCCACTGTGGACGCCCTCGCGGCCCGGGGTGACGTGGAACGGATCGAGCCGGCGCGGATCTACCCGAAGCTGGCGCCCGAGGTGGCCGACCCCGCCCCGTTGGCCACCGAGTGGAACATCAGCGCCGTCGAGGCGCCGCGGGTGTGGTCCGAGTACGGCGTACGCGGCGAGGGCATCGTGGTGGCCACCATCGACGGCGGCGCGCAGTACGACCACCCGGCGCTGGTCAACCAGTACCGGGGCAACCTCGGCAACGGCACCTTCAACCACAACTACAACTGGTACGACCCGGGCGAGGTGTGTCCCAACCCGGCTCCCTGCGACGACGAGGACGGCCACGGCACCCACGTCGCGGGTACGGCGGTCGGCGACGACGGCGCGGCCAACCAGATCGGCGTGGCGCCCGGCGCGAAGTGGATCGCGGCCAAGGGCTGCGAGTTGACCGGCTGCCCGCTGACCTCGCTCCTCGCCGCCGGCCAGTGGATCGTCGCCCCGACCGACCTGGCCGGCGCCAACCCGCGGCCGGACCTGCGCCCCGACGTGGTCAACAACTCGTGGGGTGGCGGCCAGAACGACCCCTGGTACCAGCAGACGATCTCGGCGTGGACCGCGGCCGGCATCTTCCCCACGTTCGCGATCGGCAACTCCGGTCCGGCGTGCGGCACCGCGAACGACCCCGGTGACCAGCCCGGGTCGTACGCCGTGGGCGGGCACGACATCAACAACGTGATCTACAACCGGTCCAGCCGCGGTCCGTCCGCAGTGGACGGAGGCATCAAGCCGGACATCAGCGCGCCGGCCGTCAACGTGCGATCCAGCGTGCCGGGCAACGGGTACGCGGCGTTCAACGGCACCTCGATGGCGGCACCGCACGTGACCGGCACGGTCGCGCTGCTGTGGTCGGCCGCGCCCAGCATCCGCGGCGACGTCGCGGCGACCCGGGACCTGCTCGACCAGACCGCGATCGACGTGGACTCCACCAGCTGTGGCGGCACCGTCGCGAACAACAACAACTTCGGCGAGGGCCGGCTGAGCGCGTACCGGGCGGTCACCGCGGCGCCGCGCAGCAACCTGGGCCGGGTGACCGGCCTGGTGACCGGCGACGACGAGCCGCTGGCCGGCGCCACGATCAGCAGCGGTGGCCGCACCACGACGACCGGCCCGGACGGGCGGTACTCGCTCAGCGCCGAACCCGGCGAGCAGGTCATCACGGCGACCCGGTTCGGCTACGCCACCCAGTCGGCGACCGTTTCGGTGCCCGAGGGCGGCGCGGTGACCCAGGACTTCGCGCTGGTGAGCGCCCCGACCGTCACGGTGAGCGGGCGGGTCACCGACGGGTCCGGACACGGCTGGCCGCTCGCCGCCACCATCCAGGTCACGGGACGCCCCGGCGAGCCGGTGCGCACCGACCCGGCGACCGGCCGGTACGCCTTCGAGGTGTCCGGCGGCGCGACGTACCGGATCACGGTCACCACCCGCTACACCGGCTACCGGACGGTGACCCGCGACGTGGTGGTCGGCGACGCCGACCTGACCGTGGACGTCGTGGTGCCCGTCGACCCCGGCTGTACGGCGATCGGCTACGCGGCCGGCTTCGAGCCGCCGATGCTGACGGAGGCGTTCGACAGCCAGCAGGCGCCGGCCGGCTGGTCGGTCGTGAACCGCACGCCGAGCGGCGGCTGGACGTTCCAGGACACCCGCAACCGGGGCAACCTCACCGGCGGCTCGGGCGGCTTCGCGATCATCGACAGCGACGCGCTCGGCAGCGGCAACACGCAGGACACCGACCTGATCACCCCGCCGCTGGACTTCTCCGCCGCGCCGGCGCCGTACGTGCGGTTCAACAGCGACTGGCGTGCGGTCGGCACCACCGACAGCGCCGACATCGACGTCTCCACCGACGGCGGGACCACCTGGACCAACGTGTGGCACCAGACCGCCAGCCGGCGCGGGCCGCGGGTCGAGGAGGTGCCGCTGGGGCCGGCCGGTGGCGCCGCGAACGCCCTGGTGCGCTTCCACTTCCGGGGCACGTTCGCCTGGTGGTGGGAGGTGGACAACGTCCAGTTCGTGAACCGGGCGTGCACCCCGATCCCGGGCGGCCTTGTCGTCGGCGACGCCACCGACGGCAACACCGGCGCGAGCCTCGCCGGCGTACAGGTGACCAGCGTGGACGCGCCCGGTGACACCGGCGCGTCGCAGGCGGACGGCTTCTACTGGCTCTTCTCGTCGCTGGTCGGCGCGCAGCGGTTCACCGCGGCGAAGTCCGGCTACCAGCCGCAGACCAAGACGGTCGCGGTGGCGGCGAACAGCGCCACGCGGGCCGACTTCCCGCTCGCCGCCGGGCGGCTGGCGGTCTCGACCACCTCGGTCGAGGCGTTCCAGCCGTACGGGAGCACGCGCTCCACCACGGTCCGGGTCACCAACACCGGTAACGCGCCGGCGCAGGTCGACCTGCTGGAGATGACCGGCGGCTTCGGCCTGCTGAGCGCCGCCGGCGCCCAGCTCTCCGAGCGCTACCTGCCGGGTGGGGCCCGCAAGGAGCGGGTCAGCGACGGCAAGCTGCCGATCGGGACCTCGACCCAGCGGCCCGCGCCGCTCGTCGAGGACGCGTGGGGCCTGGTCGCCGACTACCCGGTCGACATCTTCGACAACGCCGCCACCGTCGTGGACGGCAAGGTGTACTCGCTTGGCGGCGGCGCGACCGGCACCGAGCGCCTGGTCTACCGGTACGACCCGGCGGCCAACGCCTGGACCAAGCTGGCCGACCTGCCGAGCGCCCGTTCCAAGGCGGCGGCCGCGACGGTCAACGGCAAGATCTACGTGTTCGGCGGGTGGGACGAGGCCGGCGTGCCGGTCGCCTCGGTCGACGTCTACGACCCGGCCAGCGGCGCCTGGAGCACGGTGCCTGGCGCGACCAACCCGGCGCCGCGCGCGGCGACCGGCGTGGCCGTGGCGGGCGGCCGGGTCTACCTGGTGGGCGGCTGTGTCGACGGCTCCTGCACGGACGCCGCCGACCTGGTCGTCTTCAACCCGGCCACCGGCACGTTCGCGACCCGGACCGCCTATCCGCACCTGTCGTCGTACATGTCCTGCGGCGGCATCGGGGGCAAGGTCTACTGCGCCGGCGGCGCGTCCAGCGTGGCGCACCGCGACGCGTACGCCTACGACCCGGTCACCAACCGCTGGACCCGCCTCGCGGACCTGCCGTTCGACCTGTGGGCCTCGCAGTTCTCCACCGCTAGCGGCCTGCTGGTGATCGCCGGTGGCGTCACGAACGGGCTGAGCACGATCACCAACCGGGCGGCGGCGTACGACCCGACCGCGAACGCCTGGCGGGTGCTGCCGAACACCCGGTTCAGCCGCTACCGGGGCGCCGGAGCCTGCGGCGTGTACGCGATCGGTGGCGCGCCGACCCCGTTCGTCGGCTCCTCGGAGACCGAGCGGCTGGGCGGGCTGGACCTGTGCGACGAGGTCGGCAACGTGCCGTGGCTCGCGACCACGCCGACCGCCTTCACGCTCGCGCCGGGCGCGTCCCGCAACGTGACCGTCACGCTCACCGCGACGGCCGCCGCCGGGGTCGCCCAGCCGGGGACGTACACGGCACGCCTGGGCATCCGGTCCGACACGCCGTACGCGGTGCCGCAGGTCGCGGTCCGCACGACGGTCTCGCCGCCGGCGAACTGGGGCAAGGTGCAGGGCACAGTCCTGGGTACGACGTGCGGCGGCAACCAGGTGGGCGTGCCCGTCGTCATCCGCGTCATCTCGGTCAGCAACTCCGCCGTCGGCTACACGGTGCTCGCCGACACGTCCGGCCGGTACGGGTACTGGGTGCCGCAGGGGCAGTACGACGTCGTGGTCGCCAAGGACGGCTGGCTACCCGAGTCCCAACGCGTACGGGTGAGCGCCGGGTTCGCCCTGACCGTCGACTTCGCACTCGAACCCCTGGAACCCTGCCCACCCACTTTGGGCGGCATCTGA
- a CDS encoding DsrE family protein: protein MLTVMARTLVVKVTAGSDAPERCAQAFTVAATAVAAGAEVSLWLTGESSWFALPGRAAEFSLPHSAPLPDLLDAVLAGGRVTLCTQCAARREITPDDVLPGVRIAGAAAFVEETLSDDTQALVY from the coding sequence ATGCTGACCGTTATGGCTCGCACTCTCGTCGTCAAGGTCACGGCCGGCTCGGACGCACCGGAACGATGCGCGCAGGCGTTCACCGTGGCCGCCACCGCCGTGGCGGCCGGGGCCGAGGTGTCGCTGTGGCTGACCGGCGAGTCGAGCTGGTTCGCGCTGCCGGGGCGGGCGGCGGAGTTCTCGCTGCCGCATTCGGCCCCGCTCCCGGACCTGCTCGACGCCGTGCTGGCCGGCGGCCGGGTCACGTTGTGCACCCAGTGCGCCGCCCGGCGCGAGATCACGCCCGACGACGTCCTCCCCGGCGTACGCATAGCCGGCGCCGCCGCCTTCGTCGAAGAGACCCTCTCCGACGACACCCAAGCCCTCGTGTACTAA
- the mtfM gene encoding small membrane protein MtfM — translation MVTEIGFVSLLVAGFGALAGGLVYLAVRISRGRW, via the coding sequence ATGGTTACCGAGATCGGGTTCGTCAGCCTGCTGGTTGCGGGCTTCGGCGCGCTGGCCGGTGGCCTGGTCTATCTGGCCGTGCGCATCTCAAGAGGACGCTGGTGA
- a CDS encoding FABP family protein → MVTDNPIGPPPWLNAPPVDPYPYEDTHDLRKGPDLHPALLGLLPYVGLWRGRGRGGFPTIEDFDYAQEIRISHDGRPFLHYESRAWILDEQSQPVRPAMREVGWWRPVLDDGRPTDDVEALLTNPTGIMELYIGRTKGLQLEMATDAVVRTATAKEVTAGHRLFGIVEGALLYAQEMAAVGHSLSPHLSARLIRVGG, encoded by the coding sequence CTGGTGACTGACAACCCGATCGGACCCCCGCCCTGGCTCAACGCACCGCCCGTCGATCCGTACCCCTATGAGGACACGCATGACCTGCGCAAGGGTCCCGACCTGCACCCGGCGCTGTTGGGTCTGCTGCCGTACGTCGGGCTGTGGCGTGGGCGTGGACGCGGCGGTTTCCCCACGATCGAAGACTTCGACTACGCGCAGGAGATCCGGATCAGCCACGACGGCCGGCCGTTCCTGCACTACGAGTCGCGGGCGTGGATCCTCGACGAGCAGAGCCAGCCGGTCCGCCCGGCGATGCGGGAGGTCGGCTGGTGGCGTCCGGTGCTGGACGACGGCCGGCCCACCGACGACGTCGAGGCGCTGCTGACCAACCCGACCGGGATCATGGAGTTGTACATCGGCCGGACCAAGGGCCTCCAACTGGAGATGGCGACGGACGCGGTGGTGCGTACCGCGACCGCCAAGGAGGTCACCGCGGGTCACCGCCTCTTCGGCATCGTCGAGGGTGCCCTGCTGTACGCCCAGGAGATGGCCGCCGTCGGCCACAGCCTGTCGCCGCACCTGTCCGCCCGCCTGATCCGCGTCGGAGGCTGA
- a CDS encoding Fur family transcriptional regulator: protein MSETSLPEILRARGLRLTAQRQLVLEAVHELGHATPEQLHHAVREVAAGVNITTIYRTLELLEDLGLVTHTHLSHGSPTYHPVGEDQHAHLVCRDCGAVIEIEPEVLAPLAKDLATSRGFRLDIGHVALFGTCQDCGGAK from the coding sequence GTGTCGGAAACGTCCCTCCCGGAGATCCTGCGGGCGCGAGGATTGCGGCTGACCGCACAGCGTCAGCTGGTGCTGGAGGCCGTCCACGAGCTGGGCCACGCCACGCCGGAGCAGCTGCACCACGCCGTGCGTGAGGTAGCCGCCGGCGTGAACATCACCACGATCTACCGCACCCTGGAATTACTTGAGGACCTCGGGTTGGTTACCCATACGCACCTGTCGCACGGGTCGCCGACGTACCACCCGGTGGGCGAGGATCAACACGCCCACCTGGTATGCCGGGACTGCGGTGCGGTGATCGAGATCGAACCGGAGGTCCTCGCGCCGCTGGCCAAGGACCTGGCCACCAGCCGTGGCTTCCGGCTCGATATCGGTCATGTGGCGCTCTTCGGGACCTGCCAGGATTGCGGGGGAGCTAAATGA